Sequence from the Negativicutes bacterium genome:
CACAACACCAAGACCGCCTGTAGCAAGAATTACTGCATCAGCAGGGAATGCTTCGATTTCCATGGAGTTCATGCTTTGAGCAACGATACCACGACATTCGCCAGCATTATTTTTAATGATTTTTAAGAATTCCCAGAATTCATATTTTTTAACTGCACCTTTGGTTTCCCATTTACGTACTTGTTCATCTAAGGCATATAACAATTGTTGACCAGTTGTTGCACCGGAGAATACAGTACGTTTATTTTTTTGACCACCAAAGTTGCGAAGATCTAATAAACCTTCAGGAGTACGGGTAAAAGTAACACCCATTCTATCAAACATTTCGATAAGTTTTGGTGCTGTTTCAATCATCCCTCTGATGGCAATTTGATCCCCTAAGAAGTCACCACCATATACAGTATCATCATAATGTTCATCAATGCTATCGTTTTGACCTTTAGTGTTCATGCAGGCATTAATACCGCCTTGGGCACAAACCGAATGGGAACGTTTTACTGGACATAAAGAGAAAAGGTCAACTTGTCCGCCAGCTTCACAAATCTTCATCGTAGCCATTAAGCCGGCTAAACCGCCACCTACAACTATAATTCTTTTTTTCACTCGGATTCTCTCCTTAATCTAAGATTATATGGATTACCATATGTATTATTTATGCTATAAAGCGAGTTAATGCAACTAAACCAACGATTGACATTAGTGCACATAAACCTAATGCACATTTGTTAACGAATGATTGAATACGAGGGCCTTTTGCAATACCCCAAGTAATAGTAAAAGTAAATAAGCCATTTGTAAAATGATAAATTGCTGCAACCAACCCGATTGCATAAAGAACAAATACGATTGGATTGCTTAAATAACTATTCATAAGTGCATAATTAATTGCTACGCCGGAACCTTTCATCATTACACGTAAATAACCAACGTGCCAAATTAAATAGAAGAAAGTGTACCATGCAGTCATTCTTTGTAAATAGAATTGCCAGTTACGAGCATAACCATAATTAGTTGGATTATTTTTAGCTTGTAATGCAATATAAACTCCATAAATACCATGTAGTAACAGTGGAATAGCAATAAAGAAAATTTCCATAAATAATAATATTTCGTGTGGAATTGCTGCTAATTTAGCAACAGTACTATCAAACACGCCTGGTCCACCTAGCACTGTAGAAATTGAGAAAACGTGTTCAATTAGGAAGAAACCAATCGGTACAATCCCTAATAATGAATGAAATCGTCTAATGTAAAAATCAGTATTATTCATTTTTTAGCCTCCTGTTTTTAGGTAACCTCTATTTTATAGTTTACGATAAGGTTTTTGACCTTCTTCATAGTAATTATTGCCTTCACTATCAATAACAACTATTGCAGGGAAATCAACAACTTCAAGAGCTGCAACTGCCTCAGGTCCGAGTTCCGGATACGCTAATACTTCATATTTCTTAATACTTTTGGAAATTAAAGCAGCAGCACCGCCAACAGCAGCAAGGTAAGTTACGCCATGTTTTTTCATCGCTTCAACAACTTCTTTGCTACGTGAACCTTTACCAATCATCGCTTTAATACCTTGTGCCAGCATCGTTGGAGTATAAGCATCCATACGACCAGCTGTTGTTGGACCTGCTGAACCAATAGGGTTACCAGGCTTAGCCGGAGTTGGCCCTAAATAATAAACGATCTGATTTTGCCAGTCTACTGGTAATTTTTCACCACGAGCCAACGCTTCAGTCATAGTTTTGTGGGCAGCATCACGAGCACTAATAATAGTACCAGTAATAAGAACACTATCACCCGCTTTTAACTTACGAGATTGCTCTTCAGTTAGTGGAGTAGTAATGCGTATTTTTTCACTCATTTAAATTTACACCTCCTCTTATAATTCTACTTCCGCATGCCTAGTTGCATGACAGCTAATGTTTACCGATACAGGTAAACCTGCAATATGAGTAGGATACCACTCAATATTAACTGCTAATCCGGTTGTAGTACCACCTAATTGTGGCCCAATACCAGTTTTGTTAATTAAATCCAATAGTTCTTCTTCTAATTTTGCATATTCAGGATGGTCATTACGCTTATTAATAGAACGTAATAATGCTTTTTTAGATAAAACAGCCGCTTTATCCATTGTTCCACCAATACCAACACCAACCACAATTGGCGGACATGGGTTTTCCC
This genomic interval carries:
- a CDS encoding Fe-S-containing hydro-lyase, which encodes MSEKIRITTPLTEEQSRKLKAGDSVLITGTIISARDAAHKTMTEALARGEKLPVDWQNQIVYYLGPTPAKPGNPIGSAGPTTAGRMDAYTPTMLAQGIKAMIGKGSRSKEVVEAMKKHGVTYLAAVGGAAALISKSIKKYEVLAYPELGPEAVAALEVVDFPAIVVIDSEGNNYYEEGQKPYRKL
- a CDS encoding succinate dehydrogenase, which produces MNNTDFYIRRFHSLLGIVPIGFFLIEHVFSISTVLGGPGVFDSTVAKLAAIPHEILLFMEIFFIAIPLLLHGIYGVYIALQAKNNPTNYGYARNWQFYLQRMTAWYTFFYLIWHVGYLRVMMKGSGVAINYALMNSYLSNPIVFVLYAIGLVAAIYHFTNGLFTFTITWGIAKGPRIQSFVNKCALGLCALMSIVGLVALTRFIA